The Arachis ipaensis cultivar K30076 chromosome B07, Araip1.1, whole genome shotgun sequence genome includes a window with the following:
- the LOC107609828 gene encoding serine/threonine-protein kinase AtPK2/AtPK19 isoform X2 produces MVFARHKPFVNHLELKLPNGPPDLFTCESDYVDSFSDVFGPTPIEASIGNLVVATSSSGKVCNDYPSVIHIRSHSLHSSGAYIDPSSVRSKLTLHETGDALELFAEKEYREAKEELEYSVNDDAVKENNLESNDCCMNYQSIGVEDFEVLKVVGQGAFGKVYQVRRTGTSEIYAMKVMHKDKIVQKNHAEYIKSERDILTKVVHPFIVRLRYSFQTKYRLYLVLDFVNGGHVFFHLYRQGLFREDLARFYAGEIVCAVSHLHANGIMHRDLKPENILLDADGHPPFTGGNRQKIQQKIIKDKLKLPAFLSSEAHSLLKGLLQKDARKRLGSGDRGSEEIKSHKWFKSVNWKKLEAREIRPSFVPEVSGKHCVANFEERWTNMPLLDSPAASPKKDDNTFKKFSFIGTPSLCLVGDA; encoded by the exons ATGGTTTTCGCTCGACACAAGCCATTCGTGAACCATTTGGAATTGAAACTACCAAATGGACCACCTGATCTATTTACTTGTGAATCTGATTATGTGGATTCATTTTCTGATGTGTTTGGTCCTACTCCCATTGAAGCTTCAATTGGGAATTTGGTAGTTGCAACAAGTTCAAGTGGAAAGGTTTGCAATGATTATCCTTCTGTCATTCATATCCGCTCACATTCTTTACATTCAAGTGGAGCATATATTGATCCATCCTCAGTGCGTAGCAAACTCACTTTACACGAGACAGGTGATGCGTTGGAACTTTTTGCAGAGAAGGAGTATAGAGAAGCAAAGGAAGAACTTGAGTATTCAGTTAATGATGATGCTGTAAaggaaaataatttagaatctaaTGATTGTTGCATGAATTATCAGAGTATTGGAGTTGAGGATTTTGAAGTTTTGAAGGTTGTTGGTCAAGGTGCTTTTGGTAAGGTGTACCAGGTAAGGAGGACCGGTACTTCGGAAATATATGCGATGAAGGTGATGCACAAGGATAAGATTGTGCAAAAAAATCATGCAGAATATATAAAATCTGAAAGAGATATATTGACAAAGGTGGTACACCCTTTTATTGTGCGGCTCAGATACTCATTCCAA ACAAAATATAGGCTATACTTGGTGCTTGATTTTGTCAATGGTGGTCATGTTTTCTTTCATCTCTATCGCCAAGGTCTATTCAG GGAGGATTTGGCACGCTTCTATGCTGGAGAGATTGTTTGTGCTGTTTCTCATCTTCATGCAAATGGTATAATGCACAGGGATCTTAAACCTGAAAATATTCTTCTCGATGCAGATGGTCAT CCTCCTTTTACGGGTGGAAATAGACAGAAGATTCAGCAGAAGATAATAAAAGACAAACTGAAGCTCCCGGCTTTCTTGTCAAGCGAAGCACATTCACTGCTAAAAGGG CTGTTGCAGAAAGATGCCAGGAAGCGCCTCGGCAGCGGGGACAGAGGCAGCGAGGAGATAAAAAGCCACAAATGGTTTAAATCAGTCAACTGGAAGAAGCTGGAAGCTCGAGAAATAAGGCCGAGTTTTGTCCCCGAAGTTTCCGGAAAGCACTGTGTTGCGAACTTCGAGGAGCGGTGGACTAACATGCCATTGCTGGATTCTCCAGCTGCTAGTCCCAAAAAGGATGACAATACCTTCAAGAAGTTCTCCTTTATTGGTACTCCCAGTCTGTGCCTTGTGGGAGATGCTTGA
- the LOC107607137 gene encoding thioredoxin H9, which yields MGSFYSKLPSSKFPSFKFACPSCFLCCKVSEGDGGESHSGEVSSKNVHHVTSMQIWETMLAQASTDGKIVVANFVASWSLPCKEIMPSYCHLADTYSSSLLFLTVDADQLAELSTSWSVNATPTFYFLKEGNQVEKLVGADKVELKKKTAFAADLVTKSRK from the exons ATGGGCTCCTTTTACTCCAAGTTGCCAAGCTCCAAGTTCCCAAGCTTCAAGTTTGCTTGTCCATCATGTTTTCTGTGCTGTAAG GTATCTGAAGGTGATGGTGGTGAGAGCCATTCTGGAGAGGTTTCCTCCAAAAACGTGCATCACGTAACTTCCATGCAAATTTGGGAAACAATGCTAGCTCAGGCCAGCACAGACGGCAAGATT GTGGTTGCAAATTTTGTTGCATCTTGGTCTCTTCCTTGCAAAGAAATAATGCCAAGCTACTGTCATCTTGCGGACACATATTCTTCTTCCCTTTTGTTTCTCACTGTGGATGCTGATCAGCTTGCT GAGTTAAGTACTTCATGGAGTGTCAATGCAACTCCAACATTTTATTTTCTGAAAGAAGGGAATCAAGTAGAAAAACTAGTTGGTGCTGACAAGGTAGAGCTTAAGAAGAAGACAGCTTTTGCCGCTGATTTAGTTACCAAATCTCGCAAATGA
- the LOC107609828 gene encoding serine/threonine-protein kinase AtPK2/AtPK19 isoform X1, with translation MVFARHKPFVNHLELKLPNGPPDLFTCESDYVDSFSDVFGPTPIEASIGNLVVATSSSGKVCNDYPSVIHIRSHSLHSSGAYIDPSSVRSKLTLHETGDALELFAEKEYREAKEELEYSVNDDAVKENNLESNDCCMNYQSIGVEDFEVLKVVGQGAFGKVYQVRRTGTSEIYAMKVMHKDKIVQKNHAEYIKSERDILTKVVHPFIVRLRYSFQTKYRLYLVLDFVNGGHVFFHLYRQGLFREDLARFYAGEIVCAVSHLHANGIMHRDLKPENILLDADGHLVLTDFGLAKEFTESARSNSMCGTLEYIAPEIFIGKGHDKAADWWSVGILLFEMLTGKPPFTGGNRQKIQQKIIKDKLKLPAFLSSEAHSLLKGLLQKDARKRLGSGDRGSEEIKSHKWFKSVNWKKLEAREIRPSFVPEVSGKHCVANFEERWTNMPLLDSPAASPKKDDNTFKKFSFIGTPSLCLVGDA, from the exons ATGGTTTTCGCTCGACACAAGCCATTCGTGAACCATTTGGAATTGAAACTACCAAATGGACCACCTGATCTATTTACTTGTGAATCTGATTATGTGGATTCATTTTCTGATGTGTTTGGTCCTACTCCCATTGAAGCTTCAATTGGGAATTTGGTAGTTGCAACAAGTTCAAGTGGAAAGGTTTGCAATGATTATCCTTCTGTCATTCATATCCGCTCACATTCTTTACATTCAAGTGGAGCATATATTGATCCATCCTCAGTGCGTAGCAAACTCACTTTACACGAGACAGGTGATGCGTTGGAACTTTTTGCAGAGAAGGAGTATAGAGAAGCAAAGGAAGAACTTGAGTATTCAGTTAATGATGATGCTGTAAaggaaaataatttagaatctaaTGATTGTTGCATGAATTATCAGAGTATTGGAGTTGAGGATTTTGAAGTTTTGAAGGTTGTTGGTCAAGGTGCTTTTGGTAAGGTGTACCAGGTAAGGAGGACCGGTACTTCGGAAATATATGCGATGAAGGTGATGCACAAGGATAAGATTGTGCAAAAAAATCATGCAGAATATATAAAATCTGAAAGAGATATATTGACAAAGGTGGTACACCCTTTTATTGTGCGGCTCAGATACTCATTCCAA ACAAAATATAGGCTATACTTGGTGCTTGATTTTGTCAATGGTGGTCATGTTTTCTTTCATCTCTATCGCCAAGGTCTATTCAG GGAGGATTTGGCACGCTTCTATGCTGGAGAGATTGTTTGTGCTGTTTCTCATCTTCATGCAAATGGTATAATGCACAGGGATCTTAAACCTGAAAATATTCTTCTCGATGCAGATGGTCAT CTAGTGTTAACGGATTTTGGCCTGGCTAAGGAATTCACTGAGAGCGCAAGGTCAAATTCTATGTGCGGAACTTTAGAGTACATAGCTCCTGAAATCTTTATAGGGAAGGGTCATGATAAGGCAGCAGATTGGTGGAGTGTGGGGATTTTGCTATTTGAAATGCTTACAGGGAAA CCTCCTTTTACGGGTGGAAATAGACAGAAGATTCAGCAGAAGATAATAAAAGACAAACTGAAGCTCCCGGCTTTCTTGTCAAGCGAAGCACATTCACTGCTAAAAGGG CTGTTGCAGAAAGATGCCAGGAAGCGCCTCGGCAGCGGGGACAGAGGCAGCGAGGAGATAAAAAGCCACAAATGGTTTAAATCAGTCAACTGGAAGAAGCTGGAAGCTCGAGAAATAAGGCCGAGTTTTGTCCCCGAAGTTTCCGGAAAGCACTGTGTTGCGAACTTCGAGGAGCGGTGGACTAACATGCCATTGCTGGATTCTCCAGCTGCTAGTCCCAAAAAGGATGACAATACCTTCAAGAAGTTCTCCTTTATTGGTACTCCCAGTCTGTGCCTTGTGGGAGATGCTTGA
- the LOC107610118 gene encoding probable inorganic phosphate transporter 1-3, producing MATPTSKNVFSELDKAKTQRYHYKAIVIAGMGFFTDAYDLFCITAVAKLIGRLYYYDPTSHDPGKLPKNVNNAITGVALCGTLAGQLFFGWLGDKLGRKKVYGITLATMVGCALASGLSFGSTSKSVVGTLCFFRFWLGFGIGGDYPLSAVIMSEYANKKTRGGFIAAVFAMQGVGILVAGGVAMFVSHLFLSAYPALDFAADPAASTQPEGDFLWRIVLMFGAFPAALTYYWRMKMPETARYTALVEGDHKKAVQDMEKVLDKDIPSEESNYRLDDAAPSTSYGLFSSEFLSRHGLHLLGTTSTWFLLDIAFYSLQLAQKDIYPVIGLVHKASKMNAIREVYELSRAMFVVALLATVPGYWCTVFFIDKIGRYTIQLVGFLAMSVSMWFLGHNYGEYRGQSNCSPAITTDYCNGKPHMFALLYGVTLFFANFGPNSTTFIVPAELFPARFRSTCHGLSAAAGKSGAIIGAFMVQGYIDNADNKTEGMKKAILGLSVVNLIGFFCTFLVPETRGRSLEEISGEDKEFHSVIVDDPDMKADDETKEERNASVDDSSGTLRV from the coding sequence ATGGCAACACCGACAAGCAAAAATGTTTTCTCAGAACTTGACAAAGCTAAGACACAAAGATACCATTACAAAGCAATTGTAATTGCTGGAATGGGATTCTTTACTGATGCCTATGATCTCTTCTGCATCACGGCCGTAGCAAAGCTTATCGGCCGCCTTTACTACTATGATCCTACTAGTCATGACCCTGGAAAGCTACCAAAGAATGTGAACAACGCAATAACAGGCGTGGCGCTGTGCGGAACGCTTGCAGGACAACTCTTCTTTGGCTGGCTTGGAGACAAGCTTGGTAGGAAAAAGGTTTATGGAATAACTCTTGCTACCATGGTTGGTTGTGCTTTAGCATCAGGCCTTTCCTTTGGTTCCACATCAAAAAGTGTGGTGGGAACTCTATGCTTCTTTAGATTCTGGCTAGGATTCGGCATTGGAGGAGACTACCCCCTTTCGGCCGTGATAATGTCCGAATATGCGAACAAGAAGACTCGAGGCGGCTTCATTGCAGCCGTCTTTGCAATGCAGGGAGTTGGAATACTGGTGGCTGGAGGCGTAGCCATGTTTGTCTCCCATCTTTTCTTATCAGCATATCCGGCTCTTGATTTCGCAGCTGATCCGGCTGCGTCTACTCAGCCTGAAGGAGACTTTCTGTGGCGAATTGTGCTAATGTTTGGTGCATTTCCAGCAGCATTAACATATTATTGGAGAATGAAAATGCCAGAAACTGCGCGATACACGGCCTTGGTGGAAGGAGATCACAAGAAAGCTGTCCAAGATATGGAGAAAGTTCTAGACAAGGACATACCTTCAGAAGAATCGAATTACCGGCTTGATGACGCTGCGCCTAGCACCTCTTATGGACTATTCTCATCAGAGTTTCTAAGCAGGCATGGTTTACACCTTCTTGGAACAACCAGCACATGGTTCTTGTTGGATATTGCATTCTATAGCCTTCAACTTGCACAGAAAGATATCTACCCTGTGATTGGACTAGTACACAAGGCTTCCAAAATGAATGCCATAAGAGAGGTTTATGAACTCTCTAGAGCAATGTTTGTCGTGGCCCTGCTCGCCACCGTGCCCGGATACTGGTGCACTGTATTCTTCATTGACAAGATTGGAAGGTACACAATCCAGCTTGTTGGCTTCCTTGCAATGTCTGTTTCTATGTGGTTTCTTGGACACAATTATGGAGAATACAGGGGACAATCTAACTGCAGCCCGGCCATAACGACCGATTACTGTAACGGCAAGCCTCACATGTTTGCTCTACTTTATGGAGTTACCTTGTTCTTTGCTAACTTTGGACCCAATAGTACAACTTTTATAGTGCCGGCGGAGCTGTTCCCTGCTAGATTCCGATCCACTTGCCATGGTTTATCGGCCGCAGCCGGAAAATCTGGAGCTATAATTGGTGCTTTTATGGTCCAGGGTTATATTGATAATGCAGATAACAAAACAGAGGGAATGAAGAAAGCAATCCTGGGACTTTCAGTTGTCAATTTGATTGGATTCTTTTGCACTTTCTTGGTTCCGGAAACACGAGGTAGATCGCTTGAAGAAATTTCCGGTGAGGATAAAGAATTCCATAGTGTTATTGTAGATGATCCAGATATGAAAGCAGATGATGaaacaaaggaagaaagaaaTGCCAGTGTTGATGATTCTTCAGGAACCTTAAGAGTTTAA